The proteins below come from a single Iocasia fonsfrigidae genomic window:
- a CDS encoding 2-isopropylmalate synthase has product MKRIKIFDTTLRDGEQSPGVNLITEEKLAIAKQLARLKVDVIEAGFPIASPGDFAAVKAIAEVVRDVEIAGLARSNQKDIDRAWEALKGAENPRLHVFIATSPIHMKYKLKMTEDEVLERAVFAVKHARQYTSNIEFSPEDGSRSKSEFLYRLFKEVIKAGATVLNIPDTVGYATPGEFGNLIKGIKENVSNINQAEISVHCHNDLGLAVANSLAALENGAEQVEVAVNGIGERAGNTALEEIVMALATRKDYYNLAVNQDTTQIMRLSRMVANLTGMDIQANKAIVGKNAFAHEAGIHQDGVIKERTTYEIMDAKSIGLNENSLVLGKHSGRHALRDFVEKSGYELSEEKFEDLFREFKKLADKKKKLKPMDIEALINNEIYAIDTIYELDYVSVSTGNTVLPTATIRIKKEEDILEKAACSGDGPIDAIFQAINEVLDFDNIKLISYKIDAITEGTDALGEVVVKLEIDGKTYIGHSAQTDITYASTLSYLEAINRYMSTNRK; this is encoded by the coding sequence ATGAAAAGGATCAAGATATTTGATACAACATTAAGGGATGGAGAACAATCGCCTGGTGTTAATCTAATTACTGAAGAAAAGCTGGCTATAGCTAAACAGCTGGCCAGACTTAAGGTAGATGTGATAGAAGCCGGGTTTCCGATTGCTTCACCAGGGGATTTTGCAGCAGTAAAGGCTATTGCCGAAGTAGTTAGAGATGTAGAAATAGCTGGTCTGGCCAGGTCAAATCAAAAGGATATTGATCGGGCCTGGGAGGCACTTAAAGGGGCTGAAAACCCGAGACTACATGTGTTTATTGCTACCTCGCCGATTCATATGAAATACAAATTAAAGATGACAGAGGATGAGGTCCTGGAAAGGGCTGTCTTTGCTGTAAAGCATGCGCGGCAGTATACCTCCAATATTGAGTTTTCACCTGAGGATGGCTCGCGGAGTAAGTCTGAGTTTCTCTACCGTCTCTTTAAAGAGGTTATTAAAGCTGGTGCAACTGTCTTAAATATCCCTGATACAGTTGGTTATGCTACCCCTGGAGAGTTTGGCAATTTAATTAAGGGTATTAAAGAAAATGTCAGTAATATTAATCAAGCTGAGATTAGTGTGCACTGCCACAATGATTTAGGTCTGGCGGTTGCTAATAGTCTGGCTGCTCTGGAAAATGGAGCAGAACAGGTAGAGGTAGCTGTCAATGGAATAGGTGAAAGGGCAGGCAATACCGCTCTTGAAGAGATAGTTATGGCTCTGGCTACCAGAAAAGATTATTATAATCTGGCTGTAAATCAGGATACTACTCAGATTATGAGATTAAGTAGAATGGTTGCTAATTTAACTGGTATGGATATTCAGGCCAATAAGGCTATAGTGGGTAAAAATGCCTTTGCCCATGAAGCTGGAATTCATCAGGATGGTGTTATCAAAGAGAGAACTACCTATGAGATTATGGATGCTAAGAGCATTGGTCTTAATGAAAACAGTCTGGTACTGGGTAAACACTCTGGGCGTCATGCCCTCAGGGATTTTGTAGAAAAAAGTGGTTATGAGCTCAGTGAGGAAAAATTTGAAGACCTTTTCAGGGAATTCAAAAAATTGGCTGATAAGAAGAAAAAGTTAAAACCTATGGATATTGAGGCTTTGATTAATAACGAAATATATGCCATAGATACTATTTATGAACTTGATTATGTTTCTGTCTCAACAGGTAATACAGTACTTCCCACGGCAACTATTAGAATCAAGAAAGAGGAAGATATTTTAGAAAAAGCAGCCTGTAGTGGTGATGGCCCGATAGATGCTATTTTTCAGGCCATAAATGAAGTCCTTGACTTTGATAATATAAAATTAATCTCCTATAAGATTGATGCTATTACTGAAGGTACAGATGCCCTGGGTGAAGTAGTAGTAAAACTTGAGATTGATGGCAAGACATATATAGGCCATTCAGCTCAAACAGATATCACCTATGCCAGTACATTGTCTTATCTTGAGGCGATTAATAGATATATGTCGACCAATCGGAAATAA
- the ilvC gene encoding ketol-acid reductoisomerase: MLEIYYDKDANLDLLSGKTIAIIGYGSQGHAQAQNLKESGLDVIIGLKEGSKSKTTAEDFGFEVYNTAEAAARADIVQLLIPDEVQSAVYKNDIEKNLVEGNALVFSHGFNIHFGQIVPPENVDVFMVAPKSPGHLVRRMYEEGRGVPGLLAIEQDYTGKAKEVGLAYAKGIGCTRAGVIKTTFKEETETDLFGEQAVLCGGTTALVKAGFETLVEAGYQPEIAYFECLHELKLIVDLLYEGGLGNMRYSVSDTAQYGDITVGPRLINDNVKAEMKSVLEDIQNGKFARDWILENRANRPLFNALTKKDEDSLLEKVGKKLRGMMSWIK; encoded by the coding sequence ATGTTAGAGATTTATTATGACAAAGATGCGAATTTAGACCTGCTTAGTGGTAAGACAATTGCTATTATTGGATATGGTAGTCAGGGTCATGCTCAGGCTCAGAACCTTAAAGAGAGCGGGTTAGATGTTATTATTGGTTTAAAAGAGGGTAGTAAGAGTAAGACTACTGCTGAGGATTTTGGTTTTGAGGTATATAATACTGCTGAAGCTGCTGCCAGGGCTGATATTGTACAGCTGCTAATACCTGATGAGGTGCAGAGTGCAGTCTATAAGAATGATATTGAGAAGAATCTAGTGGAGGGTAATGCCCTGGTCTTTTCACATGGTTTCAATATTCACTTTGGTCAGATTGTACCTCCGGAGAATGTGGATGTATTTATGGTAGCTCCTAAAAGCCCCGGACATTTAGTAAGAAGAATGTATGAAGAAGGTAGGGGGGTTCCTGGACTGCTGGCAATAGAACAGGACTATACTGGTAAGGCTAAAGAAGTAGGTCTTGCTTATGCTAAGGGTATAGGCTGTACCAGGGCTGGTGTTATTAAAACTACTTTTAAAGAAGAGACAGAGACAGACCTCTTTGGTGAGCAGGCTGTCCTCTGTGGTGGTACTACAGCATTGGTAAAGGCTGGTTTTGAAACACTGGTTGAAGCAGGTTATCAACCTGAAATAGCCTATTTTGAGTGTTTACATGAACTTAAATTGATTGTTGACCTCCTTTATGAAGGTGGACTGGGTAATATGAGGTATTCGGTTAGTGATACTGCCCAGTATGGTGATATTACAGTTGGTCCAAGATTAATCAATGATAATGTCAAGGCAGAAATGAAGAGCGTCCTTGAAGATATACAGAACGGTAAGTTTGCCAGGGATTGGATCCTGGAAAACAGAGCTAACCGACCCTTATTTAATGCCCTTACTAAAAAGGATGAAGACTCACTCCTGGAAAAAGTAGGCAAGAAACTGCGTGGTATGATGTCCTGGATTAAATAG
- the ilvN gene encoding acetolactate synthase small subunit, producing the protein MKHILSVTVLNQPGVLNRITGLFARRNFNIDSLNVGETEDPSYSRMTIVVKGNDQTLEQVKKQLHKLIDVIKITDLDQSNIVDRDLALIRVNCTREHRSEIIQIVDTFRGKVVDLSTDNVMIEATGTENKIEALIEVLKDFGIQDIVRTGIIALGRGQLLDK; encoded by the coding sequence GTGAAACATATTTTGTCTGTAACAGTATTAAATCAACCGGGTGTCTTAAATAGGATTACAGGTCTATTTGCCCGTCGAAATTTTAATATAGATAGTCTAAATGTAGGTGAGACAGAAGACCCTTCTTATTCACGAATGACTATTGTGGTTAAAGGGAATGATCAGACCCTGGAACAGGTAAAAAAACAGCTCCATAAACTCATAGATGTAATCAAGATTACTGACCTTGATCAGAGTAATATTGTTGACCGTGATCTGGCTTTGATCAGGGTTAACTGTACCAGGGAACATAGGTCAGAGATTATACAGATTGTTGATACATTCAGGGGAAAGGTAGTTGACCTCTCTACAGATAATGTTATGATTGAAGCGACTGGAACAGAGAATAAGATTGAAGCCCTGATTGAGGTCCTAAAGGATTTTGGCATTCAAGATATTGTTAGAACAGGGATAATAGCCCTTGGTAGAGGGCAGTTATTAGATAAATAA
- the ilvB gene encoding biosynthetic-type acetolactate synthase large subunit, with amino-acid sequence MSGADILIKSLLAENVEVIFGYPGGKVIHIYDLLYECPIKHYLARHEQGAIHAADGYARSTGMVGVCIATSGPGATNLVTGLANAYMDSVPVVAFTGQVATSQIGKDSFQEADIKGITMPVTKHNYLVTDVNDLAKTIKDAFYIAKTGRPGPVLIDLPVDVVKAEAEYSYPAESDLPGYKPTYKGHSRQVKLAAEKINKAKKPVIFAGGGVIISEAAEELKELAWKGNIPVITSLMGLGSFPGDDQLSLGMPGMHGTRYANYAFCETDLIIAIGTRFDDRVTGRLDKFASQAEVIHIDIDPAEISKNVEILIPIVGDAKNIVRELLPLIKDKDRKEWLSQIDDWKKSHPLKYNNNADEILPQSVIESIYKITEGEALIVTEVGQHQMWAAQFYKYSKPRTFFSSGGLGTMGYGLPAAYGVQIGRPDKTVVNISGDGSFQMNLQELATISNYKIPVKTVILNNGTLGMVRQWQELFFEKRYSATMLDNPDFVKLAEAFGIFALRIVEKEDLLPALNKAFEYEGPVLLDIKVAQEENVFPMVPAGAGIKDMIGG; translated from the coding sequence ATGTCAGGGGCAGACATCTTAATTAAGAGTCTGTTAGCGGAGAATGTAGAAGTGATTTTTGGTTATCCTGGTGGAAAAGTAATCCATATATATGATTTATTATATGAATGTCCAATTAAACATTATCTTGCCAGGCATGAACAGGGAGCAATTCATGCTGCTGATGGCTATGCCCGTAGCACTGGAATGGTTGGGGTTTGTATTGCTACCTCTGGCCCTGGTGCTACTAATCTGGTAACTGGGCTTGCTAATGCATACATGGATTCAGTTCCAGTGGTGGCTTTTACAGGTCAGGTAGCTACTTCACAGATCGGTAAAGACTCTTTTCAGGAAGCCGATATAAAGGGAATTACCATGCCGGTTACTAAACACAATTACCTGGTAACAGATGTTAATGATCTGGCCAAAACAATTAAAGATGCCTTTTATATTGCAAAGACAGGGAGACCTGGACCGGTATTAATTGATCTACCTGTCGATGTAGTTAAGGCAGAGGCTGAATATAGCTACCCAGCTGAATCGGACCTGCCTGGCTATAAACCAACCTATAAGGGTCACAGCCGTCAGGTAAAGCTTGCAGCAGAAAAGATAAATAAGGCTAAAAAACCGGTTATTTTTGCTGGTGGTGGAGTTATTATCTCTGAGGCCGCTGAAGAATTAAAGGAATTGGCCTGGAAGGGAAATATTCCAGTAATAACATCACTTATGGGCTTAGGGTCTTTCCCTGGTGATGACCAGTTATCACTTGGTATGCCTGGTATGCACGGTACTCGTTATGCCAATTATGCCTTTTGCGAGACAGACCTTATTATTGCTATTGGGACACGTTTTGATGATAGGGTTACAGGTAGGCTTGATAAATTTGCTTCTCAGGCTGAGGTTATTCATATTGATATAGACCCTGCGGAAATTAGTAAAAATGTAGAGATATTAATTCCGATTGTTGGTGATGCTAAAAATATTGTCAGGGAGTTACTCCCTTTAATTAAAGATAAAGATAGAAAAGAGTGGTTAAGTCAGATTGATGACTGGAAAAAATCTCATCCCCTTAAATATAATAATAATGCAGATGAAATATTACCACAATCTGTAATTGAAAGTATTTATAAAATTACTGAGGGTGAGGCCTTAATTGTAACAGAGGTGGGTCAACATCAGATGTGGGCGGCACAATTCTATAAATATTCTAAACCACGTACCTTTTTTAGTTCAGGTGGTTTAGGGACTATGGGATATGGACTCCCTGCTGCTTATGGGGTTCAAATAGGTAGACCTGATAAAACAGTTGTTAATATCTCTGGTGATGGTAGTTTCCAAATGAATTTGCAGGAATTAGCAACTATCAGTAATTATAAGATACCGGTTAAAACAGTGATTTTAAACAATGGTACACTTGGTATGGTCAGACAGTGGCAGGAATTGTTTTTTGAAAAAAGGTATTCAGCAACGATGTTGGATAATCCTGATTTTGTTAAATTGGCAGAGGCCTTTGGCATTTTTGCTCTAAGAATAGTAGAGAAAGAAGATTTATTACCTGCTTTAAATAAGGCCTTTGAATATGAAGGACCTGTTCTACTTGATATTAAGGTTGCTCAGGAAGAAAATGTTTTTCCAATGGTACCTGCCGGTGCGGGAATAAAAGATATGATTGGGGGTTAA